One window of Enterobacter sp. RHBSTW-00175 genomic DNA carries:
- a CDS encoding fimbria/pilus chaperone family protein yields MIISKKTLLCVFLLSSLKTFAAGMVPDTSLLLIKEDERGASMDVKNTDDSAQLLYTRIVDLPDDPKPGVIVTQPVVRVNAGKTQRVRFVLKDSAEKLKTEHLKRVIFSTIPQREQNKVKMVFSQNLPVIIHPAGLEVNMEPWKDLHWQIKGGSLTVVNDTPYVVRMEQNAKLLPSGTQVKFDKSYILPGQTMKATSGSTISGQDNKVEIYPATRFGYKASSYIAELK; encoded by the coding sequence ATGATTATTTCTAAAAAAACGTTGCTCTGTGTTTTTCTTTTATCTTCGCTGAAGACGTTTGCTGCCGGTATGGTGCCAGACACTTCACTGCTGCTCATTAAAGAAGACGAACGCGGCGCGAGCATGGATGTGAAAAATACCGACGATTCTGCTCAGCTTCTTTATACCCGTATTGTCGATTTACCGGACGATCCAAAACCGGGTGTGATTGTTACTCAGCCGGTAGTGCGTGTAAATGCCGGTAAAACTCAGCGTGTGCGTTTTGTCTTAAAAGATAGTGCGGAAAAATTAAAAACTGAACACTTAAAACGTGTCATTTTTTCCACCATTCCGCAGCGAGAGCAGAATAAAGTTAAAATGGTTTTCAGCCAGAACCTGCCTGTCATTATTCACCCGGCAGGTCTCGAAGTGAATATGGAACCGTGGAAAGATCTGCACTGGCAAATTAAAGGCGGTAGCCTGACGGTGGTAAACGATACACCGTATGTGGTACGTATGGAACAAAACGCAAAGCTATTACCGTCCGGAACACAGGTAAAATTTGATAAAAGTTATATTCTTCCCGGTCAGACGATGAAAGCGACGTCGGGGAGCACAATATCAGGACAGGATAACAAGGTGGAAATTTACCCCGCCACCCGTTTTGGCTATAAAGCCAGTTCTTACATTGCAGAATTAAAATAA
- a CDS encoding DUF1120 domain-containing protein, whose amino-acid sequence MNALIKKGTLVTVLALSVNTAMAAQSIDIKVTGKIIPSSCTPAFPSGGGIADFGTMKVASLNATSVTPLTERKDIPVSITCEEATRVAVKFTDARDASSPTAAVPFYSFSGAPQFAFGLGTYNSKNIGSYALGISRAQGASTNGNGESLYPMLSADSGENWDTRGTDFMQIASDNREIYGFTKDLSNRVLSAESKINFKVTVEASINPTNDLNVTDEVTLDGLTNVELVYL is encoded by the coding sequence ATGAACGCATTAATTAAAAAAGGAACGCTGGTGACGGTGCTGGCATTGTCGGTTAATACCGCTATGGCTGCACAAAGCATTGATATTAAAGTCACGGGGAAAATTATCCCGTCTTCCTGCACACCTGCGTTTCCGAGCGGTGGCGGTATCGCTGACTTCGGTACAATGAAAGTGGCCTCTCTCAACGCGACCAGCGTGACGCCGCTGACGGAAAGGAAAGACATTCCTGTTTCCATTACCTGTGAAGAAGCCACCCGCGTTGCGGTGAAGTTTACCGATGCGCGTGACGCCTCCTCCCCAACGGCAGCCGTTCCATTTTATAGCTTTAGTGGCGCCCCGCAGTTTGCCTTTGGTCTGGGAACCTATAACAGCAAAAATATTGGTTCTTATGCATTAGGTATATCGCGCGCACAAGGTGCCAGCACTAACGGCAACGGTGAATCACTTTATCCCATGTTAAGTGCAGATAGTGGTGAAAACTGGGACACGAGAGGCACTGACTTTATGCAAATTGCCAGTGATAACCGTGAAATTTATGGTTTTACGAAGGATCTCTCGAATCGCGTGCTTTCCGCTGAAAGCAAAATCAACTTTAAAGTCACTGTTGAGGCCTCTATCAATCCAACCAACGATTTAAATGTCACGGATGAAGTGACCCTGGACGGTTTAACCAACGTTGAGCTGGTTTACCTTTAA
- a CDS encoding DUF1120 domain-containing protein — MNAFIKKGMLVTALAMSVNTAMAAQSIDIKVTGKIIPSSCTPAFPSGGGIADFGTMKVASLNSTSSTPLPDRKEIPVSITCEEATRVAVKFTDARDASSPTESVSFYSFAGSPQYAFGLGTYNSKNIGAYGLGISRAEGANTNGNGESLNPILSSDGGETWFRSGTDFMGISSDNDEIYGFTKDLSSGDLSAESKINFKVFVEATINPTNDLNVTDEVTLDGLTNVELVYL; from the coding sequence ATGAACGCATTTATTAAAAAAGGAATGCTGGTTACAGCGTTAGCGATGTCGGTTAATACAGCTATGGCTGCACAAAGCATTGATATTAAAGTAACAGGTAAAATTATTCCGTCTTCCTGCACACCTGCGTTTCCAAGCGGTGGCGGTATCGCTGACTTCGGCACGATGAAAGTGGCCTCTCTTAACTCAACCAGCTCGACCCCACTTCCGGACAGGAAGGAAATCCCTGTTTCCATTACCTGTGAAGAAGCCACCCGCGTTGCGGTGAAGTTTACCGATGCGCGTGATGCCTCCTCTCCAACTGAGTCTGTGTCTTTTTATAGCTTTGCTGGCTCCCCGCAGTATGCCTTCGGACTGGGAACTTATAACAGTAAAAACATTGGTGCTTATGGCTTAGGTATATCACGTGCTGAGGGTGCAAACACCAATGGTAATGGTGAATCACTTAATCCCATATTGAGTTCAGATGGTGGTGAAACCTGGTTTCGCAGTGGCACCGATTTTATGGGAATTTCGAGTGATAATGATGAAATTTATGGTTTTACAAAGGATCTCTCTAGTGGCGATCTTTCCGCTGAAAGCAAAATCAACTTTAAGGTATTTGTCGAAGCCACTATTAACCCAACCAACGATTTAAATGTCACGGATGAGGTGACGCTGGACGGTTTAACCAACGTTGAGCTGGTTTACCTCTAA
- a CDS encoding DUF1471 domain-containing protein: MKSIKTFVAVIALATSFGSFAAQTVTATASTIDGAEAKIAAQAQEAGASSYKITQAFSGNRVHMTAELTK, from the coding sequence ATGAAAAGCATCAAAACTTTTGTCGCTGTAATTGCTCTGGCTACTTCTTTCGGTTCTTTCGCTGCACAGACTGTCACCGCAACCGCCTCAACCATTGACGGCGCAGAAGCGAAAATCGCAGCTCAGGCTCAGGAAGCAGGCGCGTCATCTTACAAAATTACTCAGGCATTCTCTGGTAACCGCGTACACATGACGGCAGAACTGACCAAATAA
- the fdhD gene encoding formate dehydrogenase accessory sulfurtransferase FdhD produces MSKQNRATHASPLPAGIVELSVHRPPHITRATPDFLAEEVPVALVYNGISHVVMMATPKDLDLFAIGFSLSEGIIEHPQDIYGMDVVQACNGLEVQIELSSRRFMGLKERRRALAGRTGCGVCGVEQLNDIGKPIAPLPFTQTFNLAHLDSALEHLNDVQPIGQLSGCTHAAAWVLPSGEIAGGHEDVGRHVALDKLLGRRARENAIWQQGAALVSSRASYEMVQKSAMCGIEILFAVSAATTLAVEVAERCNLTLVGFCKPGRATIYTHPQRLIINQ; encoded by the coding sequence GTGTCTAAACAAAACCGTGCTACCCACGCGTCGCCACTGCCTGCGGGCATTGTGGAACTGTCGGTACACAGACCGCCCCATATTACCCGCGCCACTCCCGATTTTCTGGCGGAGGAAGTCCCTGTTGCCCTGGTCTACAACGGTATCTCGCACGTTGTGATGATGGCCACGCCCAAAGATCTCGACCTGTTTGCCATCGGCTTTTCCCTTTCGGAAGGCATCATTGAGCACCCGCAAGATATCTACGGCATGGACGTGGTTCAGGCCTGTAATGGCCTTGAAGTGCAAATTGAGCTCTCCAGTCGCCGCTTTATGGGGCTGAAAGAGCGCCGTCGCGCGCTGGCCGGGCGCACGGGCTGCGGAGTCTGTGGCGTTGAGCAACTTAACGATATTGGCAAACCAATAGCCCCGCTGCCGTTTACCCAGACATTTAACCTGGCGCACCTCGACAGCGCGCTTGAGCATTTGAACGATGTTCAGCCCATTGGCCAGCTGAGCGGTTGTACACACGCCGCAGCCTGGGTGCTGCCATCAGGTGAAATTGCTGGTGGGCATGAGGATGTGGGTCGCCATGTGGCGCTGGATAAACTGCTGGGCCGCAGAGCGCGTGAGAACGCTATCTGGCAACAGGGTGCTGCGCTGGTGTCCAGCCGGGCCAGCTATGAGATGGTGCAGAAGTCGGCGATGTGTGGCATTGAAATTCTGTTCGCGGTGTCAGCGGCGACCACGCTGGCTGTGGAAGTGGCAGAGCGCTGCAACCTGACGCTGGTCGGATTCTGTAAGCCGGGAAGGGCGACGATTTATACTCATCCTCAGCGTTTAATTATTAATCAGTAA